The proteins below are encoded in one region of Pseudomonas putida S13.1.2:
- a CDS encoding DUF2442 domain-containing protein, with translation MASMKRPRLKSVQPRSDASLELTFTNGQHFTLDMSDALKTYPGLAPLSKRKAFEGVVLGDGGWSVEWPALDIQIGADTLLLDALAQNAPDENTRVFIRWRLRHRMTLDQAAEALGVSARSISRYSSGREAVPRTLALACLGWESLERKAA, from the coding sequence ATGGCATCGATGAAACGTCCCCGTCTGAAGAGTGTACAGCCTCGATCGGACGCCAGCCTTGAGCTTACCTTTACCAATGGGCAGCATTTCACCCTGGATATGAGCGATGCGCTCAAGACGTATCCTGGCTTGGCGCCACTGTCCAAGCGCAAAGCGTTTGAAGGCGTCGTATTGGGCGACGGAGGATGGTCGGTGGAGTGGCCAGCGCTGGATATTCAGATTGGTGCGGATACCCTGCTACTGGATGCGCTTGCCCAAAACGCACCTGATGAAAACACCCGAGTTTTCATTCGCTGGCGTTTGCGGCACCGGATGACGCTCGACCAGGCTGCCGAAGCGCTGGGAGTCAGCGCCCGCAGCATTAGCCGCTACAGCAGTGGTCGTGAAGCGGTACCACGCACATTGGCGCTGGCTTGCCTGGGTTGGGAGAGTTTGGAGCGGAAAGCCGCCTGA
- a CDS encoding sigma-70 family RNA polymerase sigma factor → MSTPPVPSATQADVQSLYIDHHAWLVDWLRKRLRQGDNAADLAQDTFVNVLGKLDRIQDVRQPRAWLSTIARALVIDRARRDRVERAYLDAVANLPEPLMPSPEAQMILLETLAKVDALLDGLPPKVRTAFLLSRLDGLGYKEIAAQLGVSLRSVESYMAKAIRHCYFATS, encoded by the coding sequence TTGTCTACCCCGCCCGTGCCATCTGCAACGCAGGCTGATGTTCAGTCCCTCTACATCGACCACCACGCCTGGCTGGTGGACTGGCTGCGCAAACGCCTGCGCCAAGGGGATAACGCTGCCGACCTGGCTCAGGATACGTTCGTCAATGTGCTGGGCAAACTTGACCGGATACAGGATGTGCGCCAGCCGCGTGCCTGGCTGAGTACCATTGCCCGCGCCCTGGTGATCGATCGTGCGCGCCGCGATCGTGTCGAAAGGGCCTATCTGGATGCAGTGGCCAACCTGCCAGAGCCGTTGATGCCATCCCCGGAAGCCCAGATGATCCTGCTTGAAACCCTGGCCAAGGTGGATGCCTTGCTCGACGGCTTGCCGCCCAAGGTGCGCACGGCCTTTCTGCTGTCGCGCCTGGACGGGTTGGGCTACAAGGAAATCGCCGCGCAACTGGGGGTCAGCCTGAGGTCGGTGGAAAGCTACATGGCGAAAGCTATCCGCCATTGCTACTTCGCTACCTCATGA